The Strigops habroptila isolate Jane chromosome 20, bStrHab1.2.pri, whole genome shotgun sequence genome segment TTCTTAGCTGAGATGTTGCCGTGGGTGATTTTCTTGTCCtcctggggaggagaaagggacCAGCAACATCAGTGCAGCTCAGTCCATGGGGCAGCCCCGTGCACAGGACTGAGCTGGTCCAGCCAGGGTGAACCAATGGGGATGTGTGGGAACTGTGGGGATGTGGGTGCACATGGATGTGTGGGACCCATGGGACATAGCTGCACAGATGCTGAAGAATGCAGATGCATGAGTCATGTGACATGgatgtgctggagctgcaggacatGGATGCATAGGAGATGCTGGACACGGATGCATGGGAGATTTTGGGCACAGATGcatgggtgctgtgggatgtGGATGCATGGGGACTATGGGGCAGGGATGTATGGGTGCTGTGGGACATGGATGCATGGGAGCTGTGGGATGTGGAGGCATGGGGGCTATGGGACATGGATGcatgggtgctgtgggatgtGGGTGCATGGGAGCTATTGGACATGGATGCATGGGAGATGTGGGATGTGGGTGCATGGGGGCTATGGGATATGGATGCATGGGAGCCATGGGATAAGGGCATGGGAGAACCGTGGGATGAGGACATGGGAGAGCTATGGGGAGCTGGcccacaggagctgcaggacatgTGGATGCAGCTCACCAGGTAGTTGAGGGCATACGCCAGCTGCTTGGCCACCTGCAACTTCCAGCTTGTCGTCACCTTGGCCTCGCCTTGATTCTTCTTCAGGTAGAGATCCAGCGGTCCATACCTGACGTATTCCTGCACCATGATACCTGGTGGGGGGACAGCATGGGCAGGTCCAGCACATCCACATCCCATGGCTCCTATGCATCACCCTGGCACTCACTGTCCTTCCCGAGGCTGACGCCATGCAGCAGGACCAGATGTTTGTGGGAGAGCTGGCTCATGATGCTGGCGGCCTCCAGGAAGGACTGAATGGGGGAGAGGCCAGCTCAGGGGGGGCCATGGGGACCCCTGCCAGTGCTGggcgctggggctgctgctgcctcacctcAGAGCAGTTCTGGTGGCTGCCATCCATCACCTTGAGCACCACCGTGGTCTGGTAGCACCCATCCTCCCCTTGGTCCTGCTTGATGCCCTTGTAGATGTGGGTGAAGGAGCCCTGCCCCAGGCTCTCGCCCTGCGGGGGTGGGGGGACGCTGGTGCAACAGCAGGTCCCTGCCCGTGTGCCCCGTCCCACCAGTGCCCCATGTCCCCCCTCCCCCGTACCCGTGTGAGGCTCTGGGGGTCGATCTTGTGGAACATCATCTGGTTGAGGCTGCGGcggggggtgcagggggagccggggggctgggggcagccGCTCCGCACGATCAGCAGGTTTGACTTGTCTGGGGGGGGAATGGCTGTGACATGCTGTGACCTCACACAGTCCGCCCTGTGACGTCACAGCCCACCCTGTGACGTCACAGCCCGCCCCATGATGTCACACAGCCCATCTTCTGCCGTCACACAGCCCCACTCTATGAGGCTCCGTGATGTCATGCAGCCTGCCCTGTCATGTCACACAGCCAGCTCTACGATGACGCAGGCTGCTCTGTGACGCCATCCAACCTCACTCTGTGATGTCATTTGATGACGTCACATAGCCTGCTCTGTGATGCCACAGTGGTGACACACAGCCACATGACATCACACAACCCATCCTGTGATGTCACATGACCCATCCTGTGACATCACACAACCTGTGCAGTGACATCACGCCCCGTCCCCTCCCCAGTCACCtctgggctggggggggcagcaGGCAGCCAGGCGCATGGGGGCACCCTCCGCCTGCAGCCCGCAGCGCCTGTAGGTGCCCAGCAGCTCCCGCAGGCTGCAGAACCGCCGTGGCACCCCCAAGAGCCCCCAGCTCCCGTCCTTGTCCCTGCGGATCAGGCAGCGCTTGTAGTCCCTGCCGGAGCGGGTCTGTGGGGGGAGAGCCGGGCTCAGCGGTGCAGGGACCCCTGGCAGCCCCCGGagtcctgcagcagccaccGCAGGTCCCGCCAGTGCCGGTGCCGGTCTCACCTCGGTGCACACGGTCAGCAGGAGGCTGTCGAAGTCCTGCGGGCTGCGGCGCAGCAGGAATAGCCCCGGGCGGCTCCCGGCCCCCTTCAGCTTGTTCACAGCAAACTCGGAGCTGCAAATGGACCCCCCCATTGCTCAACCCTCCACCATGGCACTGCGATGgccccagcatcacccagcagTGAGCAGGATGGGGACCAGTGCCTCCAACCCATgatttcttccccccccccactccatCACCCATGGGTTAGCGTTAACAAAGGGGGGGTCCTGGCACCCACCTGATGGGCCCGTGGCACTGGTTCTCCAGGTCCTCCAGGAGCCGGGGAGGAGCCACCTCTTTGCAGAAGAAGTGGTGGGCATCAGTCGTCAGGCGGTAGTAGCCGTCGATGAGGGCCACAAAGGAGCGTGCGTCCCGCAGCGAGGGGAACTCCATCTCCTGCAGCCAGGATGGGGTCAGCCCCACGCGACTCCCGGCCCCTGCCCCATGGGGGGTCCCCCAGACCCCACTCCCAGCTCACCAGCACCCGGTTGTCTGTCTTGGTGAGGGTGACAACGCGGTTCTCCACAGCGCCCCCGTCCCCACTCGCCTGCTTGATGCTGATGTCGGCAATGTCGGGGAAGTCGCAGAAGTGCTGTCGGGTCTGAGGGACACAATCAGCGCTGGCTCCACATTCCCACCTTCATCCCACCCCCAGGCGCAGCTCCCACCCTCACCTCGGAGCTGCCGCAGCTCCAGGAGACGCCGCTTTCACCGGCCACATGGATGGTGATGTCggtggaggagctgggagcGCGCACACGGAAGCTCTCCTCGGCCCAGCGCCGCTGCAGCCGCTCCAGGTCCAGCAGGTACTTGAGCTTCAGGCAGCGCCCGTCAGGCTGGCAGCTCCCGAGCTTCTGCAGGGATTTGCTGAAGCGGTGCCGGATGCGCTTGCGGGTGaggaagctgtgctgctggatcTGACACCGCAGCGGCGCTGGGATGCAGGACTTGtagctgcagggatggggtggtTAGGCAGTGGTGGGTGCCGGGCTGTCCCCATGGGTTCCGGGCTGTCCCCATGGGTTCCAGGCTGTCCTCATGGGTACTGGCCTGTCCCCATGGGTTCCAGGCTATCCCCATGGGTGCTGGGctgtccccacagcccccagcTCACCTGATGTGGCTGAAGACCTCGTCGGGGCTCTGGTGCTTCTCCTTGGCGATGCGCAGCATGtccagcacagccaggcccAGGCACTCCTCCTGCCGGGGCAGGCTCAGTGCCACAGCCATGCGGCCGCTGATGAAGTCACTGCGGGACTGGGGAGGGCAAGGAGCTGAGGAGGGTCCCTGTGCCAGCCCCCAGTGCCCTACACTTGATGTACCCCAGTCACATCCTGCTCCAGGCTCtggtttcctgctgctgcccaggagctggCTCTGTCCTGGGGCATGCACGCCCCCAGGGTACACTGTGGCCCCCATTGCAGCAACCTGGGGTGCCCCAAGCCCAGTGTGGGATGCTCCAGCCGAGCTGGGTAGGAAGACCCACATCCCACAGGCATtgtggtgggtgctggaggaggaggaggagggtggcaTGGCCCTGGGCAGTGAAGGGCATCTCTGCACTGAGGTTAACACATATCACACCCCCGAGAAGCCACACGGGACCTCACCTGCGGTCCCTGGTGTTGGGGACAAAGATGCCAGCCTGGAAGGGCTCACCTGGGCAAAAAGGTAATCAATGACAGGGTAGTCCAGGACAGGGCTGGTCCGGTCGTTCAGCAGCTGGAAACGGTGGGACTGCCCCAGCCCACAccagctggggaagaagaacctgatggggagagcagaggaggcCTCAGCATCACATCTCCCACACCGCACAACCCCTATTCACCATCGGAGACTccccagggagctgggctgggattGTACCTGATCCTGTATACCACGACCTGGCTGCAGGACTCATCGATGGTGAAGAGGTGGTTGGGAGGGAACCAGCAGCTCAGGTCCTCAGTGGCCAGGGCGAAGAGCGAGTGGCACACGGGCAGCACGCCTGGGGACAGGAACGGTGCCGTGACCCCCCCGGAGGATGGGCATGTCCGGTACCCATGGCACTGGGGCCGATGGGCACGGCCAGtacccacagcagcagggccGATGCTCACCACAGGCTTTGGCAGCGCAGACACAGAGCTCCTCGGCCGTGTACTCGCCAAAGGTGAAGGTGAGGATGCCAGCAGCGCCAGGGGGCACCCGGTGGTACAGGTACACTTGGAGGGTGCCTGTCTCGGtggaggagaggctgcaggagcGCTCCCCGATCAGGGGCGTCTCCTCACCCAGCGGGGCCATGGTGGGGACTGCAAGGACAGGGGGAGCTCAGCTGTGACCCCAATCCCCTTCCCCATCAATTTCCCTTAGCATCCTCCCTGGGATCAAACCCCACcactgagctgcagcatctccagggCTGGGGTCAGCCTATCCTGGGGAGGAtgaaggggaaactgaggcacgcaGCCTGTTCTGCAGGCATGGGGATAAACCCACCACCCCCAGCCACTGTCTGTGTTCCCATGCCCCGAATCGGTCCCAGGAATGGGCAGGGAGGACTCGGCTCCATGCCTGTGCTCAGCTGGGCTGGATGGATCTCACGAAGCCCCCTGTCCTGGTGTGGTACCTGCTCCCGACTGCTCCGGCCCTGGGGAATGGGTCCGGGTCcgggctgtgctgctggatcAGGGCTCCTGGGTTGGGGTTCTGGGGTCGGGGTCCTGGTCAGGGTCCTGGGTCGGGGTTCCGGGGCTGTGTAAGTGGCTGCTCGGAGCCTGCAAGTGAGGAGAGAGTCAAAACTCCCCTCGGTGACTTCCTTCCTGCCCGCAGCCTCCTCGCAGGCGGCTTCCTGGCAAGGGAGGGTGGTTTGGGGTGAGGGGTGGAAAGGAGCCACCCCATGGTGCAGGCACCAGCTAGGGGGTGAGGGGGCAGGGAGTGGGGCACCCCACTGGGTGCTGGGCACCCCGCTGGGCACCCCAATGGAGCCAGCTCCTtgctggtcctgcagcagcctccGGTGCTGTGGGTTCTGCAGGGGTGGGCAATGCTCTGCCAGGGCCCCTTCCTGTCCCACCCCACTGTGCAGGGCAAGGGGCTGGATGCTTCCTGCCCCCCCACTGCACCCCATTGCTGGGACCCTCCCTGCCCCACTCAGCCCCACTGAGATGGGCTCAGCCCCTTTGCCCTGGCTGTGGCCCGGTCAGCCCAGCCCCAtgatgctgctggtgctgtcatGCCTTTGGGGTCACCATGGGGCTGGTGCGTGCCTGCTCCCAGTGCCATGTGGCATCGCACATACCCGCTGACGGATGTGGCCAGGCCCAGCAGTCACCACttgttgtttttcccctttctgctgCTCTAACCAGCTCGGCAAGGAGGCAAAGCCAGGGCGAGGCAGGAAAAGGGGTCCCTGGGGACAGGGGTTGGGGACAAGTCCACCAGGTGGGGTCAAATCCCGGGGATCAGGGACTCTCCTCCGCCTCAGTGCTCAGTGATGCCCTGTGGTGGCTCTGTTCCCACACTGGGGCTCATGCCCGGTCCCAGCCCCAGGCTCATCCCCAGGGCTCAGGCCAAAGTGGGGAAATCCCTGTGGGACAAACCCGTCCAGATGCCGGGCAGGACAAAGCAGCGTTTGTACCAGGGAATGAGGAAGCCGGACCGGCTCCACGCTCGGCGCCACGTATCCCATCAACCGGATCCATCCCTGCACTCCCCCGGGCTCAGTGGCTGCGATAGGGGGTGCCAGGAGTTAACCGGGGTGCACGGGAGGGAAGGGGTTATATACGCGGCCCCTGACGGCTCCGAGGGTCCCTCCCCGACGGCCTGAACCTGCCCCTGGTGCCCACCCCGCGGCTGCAGGAGCCCGAGGCGCGACCGGCCCCTCGCCACCACCGCAGACACCGCAGCAGCGACCCACCGGGCCCCCCCGGCAGCGCCCGCTCCCTCCCAGGTGCCGCGGATCCGGGGCCTTGCTCTGGGTAAAGGTTTagcttgggtttgttttgtcC includes the following:
- the JAK3 gene encoding tyrosine-protein kinase JAK3, whose protein sequence is MAPLGEETPLIGERSCSLSSTETGTLQVYLYHRVPPGAAGILTFTFGEYTAEELCVCAAKACGVLPVCHSLFALATEDLSCWFPPNHLFTIDESCSQVVVYRIRFFFPSWCGLGQSHRFQLLNDRTSPVLDYPVIDYLFAQSRSDFISGRMAVALSLPRQEECLGLAVLDMLRIAKEKHQSPDEVFSHISYKSCIPAPLRCQIQQHSFLTRKRIRHRFSKSLQKLGSCQPDGRCLKLKYLLDLERLQRRWAEESFRVRAPSSSTDITIHVAGESGVSWSCGSSETRQHFCDFPDIADISIKQASGDGGAVENRVVTLTKTDNRVLEMEFPSLRDARSFVALIDGYYRLTTDAHHFFCKEVAPPRLLEDLENQCHGPISSEFAVNKLKGAGSRPGLFLLRRSPQDFDSLLLTVCTETRSGRDYKRCLIRRDKDGSWGLLGVPRRFCSLRELLGTYRRCGLQAEGAPMRLAACCPPQPRDKSNLLIVRSGCPQPPGSPCTPRRSLNQMMFHKIDPQSLTRGESLGQGSFTHIYKGIKQDQGEDGCYQTTVVLKVMDGSHQNCSESFLEAASIMSQLSHKHLVLLHGVSLGKDSIMVQEYVRYGPLDLYLKKNQGEAKVTTSWKLQVAKQLAYALNYLEDKKITHGNISAKKVLLTREGDVASGSPPFIKLNDPGVSVTILAKDMLVERIPWLAPECLQDPKSLALPADKWSFGATLWEIFSGGNMPVSLLEPQKKLDFYASGLQLPAPKWTELATLIVQCMDYEPWRRPCFRALIRDLNSLITSDYELLSDLSPADVALRDSFWGCEPLAMCQDPACFEERHLKYISLLGKGNFGSVELCRYDPLGDSTGELVAVKKLQQDSAKELRDFEREIQILHSLQHDFIVQYRGVCYSRGCRRLRLVMEYLPNGCLRDYLQKNQPRLAHRTLLLYAWQICKGMEYLGAQRCVHRDLASRNILVESETHVKIGDFGLAKLLPQDKDYYVVREPGQSPVFWYAPESLSDNVFSRASDIWSFGVLLYELFTYSNKIRSPSEEFLRMMGTEKTTQIICHLLELLKDNRRLPAPCGCPGEVYTLMLSCWAFNPGARPTFGELVPKIEALRDGRSKACG